A region of the Acidobacteriota bacterium genome:
GGAGCTCAAGTGTCAGTGAAGGTTGAGGAAGAGCCGGGCCACGTTGAAGAAGATGATGAGGCTGAAGATGTCTGCCGTGCTCGCGATGAACGGTCCTGACATGAGAGCCGGATCGAATCCGAGCTTTTTTGTGATGATTGGAAGGATCCCTCCGATGGTCGTTGCAACTGTGATGGCAGTCACTATCCCGAAAAAGACCGTGATCGCCAGCGTGACGTCGCCGATGAAGAAGGCCCAGCCCGATGCGATGACTCCCATACCCGCCCCGACTAGAACACCGATACAGAGCTCTTTCCGGAAGACCCTTAAGAAATCACGGATTGTTACTTCACCAATGGCGAGTCCTCTCACGATGGTCGTTGACGATTGATTTCCAGAATTCCCGGATGCTCCCATCAAGACGGGGATGAAAGAGGTCAGAATCACTGCAGCCTGAAGAATTCCCTGATAAGAGTGAATGATGAAGCCCGACGCAAGATTGGCAAACAGAAGAATGATGAGCCACTGGATACGCTGTCTTCCATGCGTGACATTGCTTATTTCCAGGTATTTCCCGATATACCTACCAGCGGCACTCAAGCGGTAGAAATCCTCGGTGTTTTCCTCGCGGATGATGTCCATGATGTCGTCCACGGTAATGATCCCGATCAGCTTCCCGTAAGCATCAGTTACTGGCACCGCAAGCAGGTCGTACTTCCTGATGACAGAAGCAACCTCTTCCTGGTCGATCTCCGCTTTCACGCTGATGACTTTCTCATCCATGATCTCCTCGATCAGGCGGTGAGACGGAGCGAGGATAAGATCCTTGAGGGAAACGATCCCGATGAGTGTCCCCTTCTCCGAGATTACGTAGATAGTGTAGATGGTCTCTTTGTCAGGAGCGGTCTTCCTCAGATAATCGATG
Encoded here:
- the mgtE gene encoding magnesium transporter; protein product: MKVMKVLIPDLKEIIVAGRPDDLKEAVSEFFPVDIAEIFEELDPGEQFSVFSVLDEWQKVAVFDELEEGIRYSLLKKLPASDQSFLLNTMSPDERADFFEEIPEEEADRLFPLMKEEEQKDTKLLTAYPPTTAGGRMTTEYASLLEDLTVAEAIDYLRKTAPDKETIYTIYVISEKGTLIGIVSLKDLILAPSHRLIEEIMDEKVISVKAEIDQEEVASVIRKYDLLAVPVTDAYGKLIGIITVDDIMDIIREENTEDFYRLSAAGRYIGKYLEISNVTHGRQRIQWLIILLFANLASGFIIHSYQGILQAAVILTSFIPVLMGASGNSGNQSSTTIVRGLAIGEVTIRDFLRVFRKELCIGVLVGAGMGVIASGWAFFIGDVTLAITVFFGIVTAITVATTIGGILPIITKKLGFDPALMSGPFIASTADIFSLIIFFNVARLFLNLH